The following coding sequences lie in one Panicum virgatum strain AP13 chromosome 6N, P.virgatum_v5, whole genome shotgun sequence genomic window:
- the LOC120677661 gene encoding transcription factor bHLH115-like, translating into MSLPPAPAESGGGGSPGDDWFLDCGILDDLPAAACGAFPWDASPSSSNPSVEVGSYVNTGDVFKEPGSNKRLSSGSSGRPTSKACRGKMRRDKLNDRFIELGSTLEHGKPVKADKAAILSDATRMVIQLRSEAQQLKDTNGSLEEKIKELKAEKDELCDEKQKLKLEKESLEHQMKLMTSTPAYMPHPTLMPAPFPQAQLAPFHPHAQAAGQKLMMPFVGYPGYPMWQFMPPSEVDTSKDSEACPPVA; encoded by the exons atgtctcTCCCTCCGGCCCCGGCggaaagcggcggcggcggctcccccgGCGACGACTGGTTCCTCGACTGCGGCATCCTCGACGACCTCCCGGCAGCGGCCTGCGGGGCCTTCCCGTGGGACGCGTCCCCGTCGTCCTCCAACCCCAG TGTGGAAGTTGGCAGCTATGTAAACACCGGTGATGTCTTCAAGGAGCCTGGCAGTAATAAACG TTTAAGCTCAGGATCTTCTGGTAGGCCAACATCCAAAGCTTGTAGGGGAAAAATGAGAAGGGACAAGCTCAATGACAG GTTTATTGAATTGGGCTCTACCTTGGAACATGGGAAGCCAGTAAAAGCTGACAAAGCTGCTATCCTAAGTGATGCTACTCGCATGGTTATTCAGCTTCGCTCTGAAGCACAGCAGCTCAAGGACACCAATGGTAGTCTTGAAGAAAAGATTAAGGAACTAAAG GCAGAGAAGGATGAGCTTTGCGATGAGAAGCAGAAGCTGAAACTAGAGAAGGAGAGTTTAGAGCACCAGATGAAGCTTATGACATCAACACCAGCCTACATGCCTCATCCAACCCTGATGCCAGCGCCCTTCCCACAGGCTCAGCTAGCACCGTTCCATCCCCATGCGCAAGCTGCAGGGCAGAAGCTGATGATGCCCTTTGTTGGCTACCCGGGATACCCAATGTGGCAGTTCATGCCACCTTCTGAAGTCGACACCTCGAAGGACAGCGAAGCGTGCCCTCCAGTTGCTTAA